In a genomic window of Corynebacterium coyleae:
- a CDS encoding argininosuccinate synthase, whose product MTNRVVLAYSGGLDTSVAIPYLAEMTGGEVIAVSLDLGQGGEDMESVRQRALDCGAVESIVVDAKDEFAEEYCLPTIKANGMYQGEYPLVSAISRPLIVKHLVEAGHKYGGTHVAHGCTGKGNDQVRFEVGFLNQDPDLEIIAPARDYAWTRDKAIEYAEGKNLPIEQSAASPFSIDQNVWGRAVETGFLEDLWNPPTKDLYAYTEDPALGNAPDEVIISFESGKPVAIDGRKVTVLEAIEEMNRRAGAQGVGRLDMVEDRLVGIKSREVYEAPGAVALITAHKALEDVTVERELARYKRLIDARWSEEVYDGLWFGPLKRSLDAFIESTQEHVTGDIRMVLHAGQITVNGRRSNHSLYDFNLATYDTGDTFDQTLAKGFVRLHGLSSQIANKRDREAGK is encoded by the coding sequence ATGACTAATCGCGTTGTTCTTGCATATTCAGGCGGTTTGGACACGTCCGTTGCTATCCCGTACCTGGCTGAAATGACCGGCGGTGAAGTGATCGCGGTCTCCCTCGACCTTGGACAGGGCGGCGAGGACATGGAATCAGTGCGCCAGCGCGCATTGGACTGCGGTGCAGTGGAGTCCATTGTTGTGGACGCCAAGGATGAGTTCGCCGAGGAGTATTGCCTGCCCACCATCAAGGCAAACGGTATGTACCAGGGCGAGTACCCGCTGGTTTCCGCGATTTCGCGCCCGCTGATTGTCAAGCATCTCGTTGAGGCTGGTCACAAGTACGGCGGCACCCACGTCGCCCACGGCTGCACCGGCAAGGGCAACGACCAGGTTCGTTTCGAGGTCGGATTCCTGAACCAGGATCCGGACCTGGAGATCATCGCTCCGGCTCGTGACTATGCCTGGACCCGCGATAAGGCCATCGAGTACGCAGAGGGCAAGAACTTGCCGATTGAGCAGTCTGCCGCGTCGCCGTTCTCCATCGACCAGAACGTGTGGGGCCGCGCAGTTGAGACCGGCTTCCTTGAGGATCTGTGGAACCCGCCGACAAAGGACCTCTACGCCTACACCGAGGACCCGGCGCTCGGCAACGCTCCGGACGAGGTCATCATCTCCTTCGAGTCCGGCAAGCCGGTGGCCATCGACGGCCGTAAGGTCACGGTCCTCGAAGCAATCGAAGAGATGAACCGTCGCGCAGGTGCCCAGGGTGTTGGCCGTCTCGACATGGTTGAGGACCGTCTGGTTGGCATCAAGTCCCGCGAGGTCTACGAAGCGCCGGGCGCCGTCGCGCTGATCACCGCTCACAAGGCTCTTGAGGACGTCACCGTTGAGCGCGAGTTGGCTCGCTACAAGCGTCTTATCGATGCACGCTGGTCCGAGGAGGTGTACGACGGCCTCTGGTTCGGCCCGCTGAAGCGCTCCCTGGATGCGTTCATCGAGTCCACCCAGGAGCACGTCACCGGCGATATCCGCATGGTCCTGCACGCTGGCCAGATCACGGTCAACGGCCGTCGTTCCAACCACTCGCTGTACGACTTCAACCTGGCTACCTACGACACCGGCGATACCTTCGACCAGACCCTGGCCAAGGGCTTCGTGCGTTTGCACGGTCTGTCCTCCCAGATCGCGAACAAGCGCGACCGCGAGGCCGGCAAGTAA
- the argF gene encoding ornithine carbamoyltransferase, protein MARHFLADDDLTPAEQAEVLALAAELKKAPLSHRPLEGPLSVAVLFDKTSTRTRFSFDAGIAQLGGQAIVTETGHAQMGKGESFQDTGAVLSRYVQAIVWRTYDHQNLVDMAEAATVPVVNALTDDLHPCQILADLQTIIEEFCPEEGAAGLKGLKAVYLGDGDNNMANSYLIGFATAGMDITVIAPKEFQPRAEFVERAEKRAAETGARVTVTDDVAAAEDANVVITDTWISMGMEEDGKDRRTPFLPYQVDADLMARAANDAIFLHCLPAYRGNEVAAEVIDGPQSRVFDEAENRLHAQKALLTWLLEHQ, encoded by the coding sequence ATGGCTCGTCATTTTCTCGCAGACGACGATCTCACCCCAGCAGAACAGGCTGAAGTCCTTGCACTCGCAGCGGAGCTGAAAAAGGCACCGTTGTCGCACCGGCCGTTGGAAGGGCCGCTTTCAGTGGCAGTACTGTTTGACAAGACCTCGACACGTACGCGGTTCTCATTCGACGCTGGTATTGCGCAACTTGGCGGTCAGGCGATTGTGACTGAGACTGGGCACGCGCAGATGGGTAAGGGCGAATCTTTCCAGGACACCGGTGCCGTACTGTCCCGCTACGTACAGGCAATTGTGTGGCGCACCTACGATCACCAGAACCTCGTGGACATGGCTGAGGCAGCCACCGTTCCTGTGGTCAATGCACTTACCGATGACCTGCACCCATGCCAGATCCTGGCGGACCTGCAAACCATCATCGAGGAGTTCTGCCCCGAGGAAGGCGCCGCTGGCCTGAAGGGGCTGAAAGCGGTGTACCTCGGCGACGGTGACAACAACATGGCTAACTCGTACCTGATCGGTTTCGCTACAGCGGGGATGGACATCACTGTTATCGCGCCCAAGGAATTCCAGCCGCGTGCCGAGTTTGTCGAGCGTGCCGAGAAGCGCGCCGCAGAAACCGGCGCCCGTGTCACCGTGACTGATGATGTTGCAGCTGCTGAAGACGCGAACGTCGTGATCACCGACACCTGGATCTCGATGGGCATGGAAGAAGATGGCAAGGATCGTCGCACACCGTTCTTGCCCTACCAGGTTGATGCGGACCTGATGGCGCGCGCGGCAAACGATGCAATATTCTTGCATTGCCTTCCCGCGTACCGCGGGAACGAGGTCGCCGCGGAGGTCATTGATGGCCCGCAGTCGCGCGTCTTCGACGAGGCTGAAAACCGTTTACATGCGCAGAAAGCGTTGCTGACCTGGCTTCTGGAGCACCAATAA
- a CDS encoding arginine repressor gives MSQPVSRTARQARILELLEQTRVSSQIQLSELLLAEGIDITQATLSRDLDELGAKKIRPSGGGRAYYTINGDADGFENAQTGPREKLRRMIDELVVSADGSGQLALLRTPPGAAQYLASYIDRVGLDQVVGCIAGDDTIFVLAREPLTGVELAVELFGGHARGSD, from the coding sequence ATGTCCCAACCTGTATCCCGTACCGCACGCCAAGCACGGATCCTCGAGTTGCTTGAGCAGACTCGTGTTTCCTCGCAGATTCAGCTGTCAGAGCTGCTGCTCGCAGAAGGCATCGACATTACGCAGGCGACCCTGTCGAGGGACTTGGATGAACTTGGTGCGAAGAAGATCCGCCCATCTGGCGGCGGCCGTGCCTACTACACGATCAACGGCGATGCCGATGGTTTTGAAAACGCGCAGACTGGCCCCCGTGAGAAGCTCCGCCGCATGATCGACGAGTTGGTCGTATCCGCGGATGGCTCGGGTCAACTTGCACTGCTGCGCACGCCCCCAGGTGCGGCGCAGTACCTGGCCAGCTACATTGACCGCGTAGGCCTCGACCAGGTTGTCGGCTGCATTGCTGGCGACGACACAATTTTTGTTCTTGCACGCGAACCGCTCACCGGCGTAGAACTTGCCGTGGAACTCTTCGGCGGACACGCCCGGGGCAGCGACTAA